In the genome of Fundidesulfovibrio soli, one region contains:
- a CDS encoding HAD family hydrolase, with protein MPDCQIEAVLLDFGGVIAEEGFAGGVKALAARHGQEPHALWQAGLKAVWDSGYVFGRADEAAFWTLFKERTGIEGDSDMWREDILSRFVLRPWMLELADRLRGMGLRTAILSDQTDWLALMDERHGFFKHFDKVYNSYNHAMTKLEPRFFLMALADLGVRPEHALFVDDNSGNVARARELGLKAILYETRSGFERELRAICPEALS; from the coding sequence CGTCCTGCTCGATTTCGGCGGCGTGATCGCCGAGGAAGGATTCGCCGGGGGCGTGAAGGCCCTGGCGGCCCGTCACGGCCAGGAGCCGCACGCGCTCTGGCAGGCCGGGCTCAAAGCCGTGTGGGACAGCGGCTATGTGTTCGGGCGCGCCGACGAGGCCGCGTTCTGGACCCTGTTCAAAGAGCGTACAGGCATCGAGGGCGACAGCGACATGTGGCGTGAAGACATCCTCTCCCGCTTCGTGCTGCGGCCCTGGATGCTGGAGCTGGCCGACCGCCTGCGCGGCATGGGCTTGCGCACGGCCATCCTCTCCGATCAGACGGATTGGCTGGCCCTCATGGACGAGCGCCACGGGTTTTTCAAGCATTTCGACAAGGTGTACAACAGCTACAACCACGCCATGACCAAGCTGGAGCCGCGCTTCTTCCTCATGGCCCTGGCAGACCTGGGTGTTCGCCCCGAACACGCCCTGTTTGTGGACGACAACTCCGGCAACGTGGCCCGGGCCCGCGAGCTGGGCCTCAAGGCCATACTCTATGAAACCCGGTCCGGCTTCGAGCGGGAGCTTCGGGCCATCTGCCCCGAAGCCCTGAGCTAG
- a CDS encoding phosphatidylserine decarboxylase family protein, which yields MRKPSISMTPEGWPSIFLATTATIVFAVLGWCWAALAGLAVVALLVNFFRDPERFVPSEPGLAVAPADGRVIKVGPAMDPISGEERTVVCIFMNVFNVHVNRACVTGRVSAMRYWEGKYFNASFDKASEHNERMALQLTGEEGDTWTMVQIAGLIARRIIPWAQMGDHLERGQRYGMIKFGSRVDVYLPRDYHPAVTVGTRTAAGQTVIATRQG from the coding sequence ATGCGTAAACCCTCGATCTCCATGACTCCCGAAGGCTGGCCTTCCATCTTCCTGGCCACCACGGCCACCATTGTGTTCGCCGTGCTTGGCTGGTGCTGGGCCGCGCTGGCTGGCCTTGCCGTCGTGGCCCTGCTGGTGAACTTCTTCCGCGACCCCGAGCGCTTCGTGCCCTCCGAGCCCGGGCTGGCCGTGGCCCCGGCCGACGGCAGGGTCATCAAGGTCGGCCCCGCCATGGACCCCATCTCCGGCGAGGAGCGCACCGTGGTCTGCATCTTCATGAACGTGTTCAACGTGCACGTGAACAGGGCCTGCGTGACCGGGCGCGTGAGCGCCATGCGCTACTGGGAAGGCAAATACTTCAACGCCAGCTTCGACAAGGCCTCTGAGCACAACGAGCGCATGGCCCTGCAGCTGACCGGCGAGGAGGGCGACACCTGGACCATGGTGCAGATCGCTGGCCTCATCGCCCGGCGCATCATCCCCTGGGCCCAGATGGGCGACCACCTGGAGCGCGGCCAGCGCTATGGCATGATCAAGTTCGGTTCGCGGGTTGACGTCTATTTGCCGAGAGACTATCATCCTGCTGTAACAGTCGGGACGCGCACAGCGGCCGGACAGACCGTGATCGCCACGCGCCAGGGGTAA